In Eschrichtius robustus isolate mEscRob2 chromosome 2, mEscRob2.pri, whole genome shotgun sequence, a single window of DNA contains:
- the UNC5A gene encoding netrin receptor UNC5A yields MAVRSGLWPAFLGIVLAAWLRGSGAQQSATVANPVPGSNPDLLPDFLVEPEDVYIVKNKPVLLVCKAMPATQIFFKCNGEWVRQVDHVIERSTDGSSGLPAMEVRINVSRQQVEKVFGLEEYWCQCVAWSSSGTTKSQKAYIRIAYLRKNFEQEPLAKEVSLEQGIVLPCRPPEGIPPAEVEWLRNEDLVDPSLDPNVYITREHSLVVRQARLADTANYTCVAKNIVARRRSASAAVIVYVDGSWSPWSKWSACGLDCTHWRSRECSDPAPRNGGEECRGTDLDTRNCTSDLCVHTASGPEDVALYVGLIAVAVCLLLLLLVLILVYCRKKEGLDSDVADSSILTSGFQPVSIKPSKADNPHLLTIQPDLSTTTTTYQGSLCPRQDGPSPKFQLTNGHLLSPLGGGRHTLHHSSPTSEAEDFVSRLSTQNYFRSLPRGSSNMAYGTFNFLGGRLMIPNTGISLLIPPDAIPRGKIYEIYLTLHKPEDVRLPLAGCQTLLSPIVSCGPPGVLLTRPVILAMDHCGEPSPESWSLHLKKQSCEGSWEDVLHLGEEAPSHLYYCQLEAGACYVFTEQLGRFALVGEALSVAAAKRLKLLLFAPVACTSLEYNIRVYCLHDTHDALKEVVQLEKQLGGQLIQEPRILHFKDSYHNLRLSIHDVPSSLWKSKLLVSYQEIPFYHIWNGTQQYLHCTFTLERVSPSTSDLACKVWVWQVEGDGQSFNINFNITKDTRFAELLALESEGGVPALVGPSAFKIPFLIRQKIITSLDPPCSRGADWRTLAQKLHLDSHLSFFASKPSPTAMILNLWEARHFPNGNLSQLAAAVAGLGQPDAGLFTVSEAEC; encoded by the exons GGGCCCAGCAGAGTGCCACGGTGGCCAACCCGGTGCCCGGCTCTAACCCAGACCTGCTTCCCGACTTCCTGGTGGAGCCCGAGGACGTGTACATCGTCAAGAACAAGCCGGTGCTGCTGGTGTGCAAGGCCATGCCCGCCACGCAAATCTTCTTCAAGTGCAACGGGGAGTGGGTGCGCCAGGTGGACCACGTGATCGAGCGCAGCACGGATGGGAGCAGCG GACTGCCTGCCATGGAGGTCCGCATCAATGTCTCGAGGCAGCAGGTGGAGAAGGTGTTTGGGCTGGAGGAGTACTGGTGCCAGTGCGTGGCGTGGAGCTCCTCGGGCACCACCAAGAGTCAGAAGGCCTACATCCGCATTGCCT ATTTGCGCAAGAACTTTGAGCAGGAGCCGCTGGCCAAGGAGGTGTCCCTGGAGCAGGGCATCGTGCTGCCCTGCCGCCCGCCAGAGGGCATCCCCCCAGCTGAG GTGGAGTGGCTCCGGAACGAGGACCTGGTGGACCCATCCCTGGACCCCAATGTGTACATCACGCGGGAGCATAGCCTGGTGGTGCGACAGGCCCGCCTGGCCGACACGGCCAACTACACCTGCGTGGCCAAGAACATCGTAGCTCGTCGCCGCAGCGCCTCCGCTGCTGTCATCGTCTACG TGGATGGCAGCTGGAGCCCGTGGAGCAAGTGGTCGGCCTGTGGGCTCGACTGCACCCACTGGCGGAGCCGCGAGTGCTCTGACCCAGCACCCCGCAACGGAGGTGAGGAGTGCCGAGGCACTGACCTGGACACCCGCAATTGTACCAGTGACCTCTGCGTGCACA CTGCTTCCGGCCCAGAGGACGTGGCCCTCTACGTGGGCCTCATAGCCGTGGCCGTGTGCCTCCTCCTGCTGCTGCTCGTCCTCATTCTTGTGTACTGCCGCAAGAAGGAGGGACTGGACTCGGATGTGGCCGACTCATCCATTCTCACCTCAGGCTTCCAGCCCGTCAGCATCAAGCCCAGCAAAGCAG ACAATCCCCATCTGCTCACCATCCAGCCAGAcctcagcaccaccaccaccacctaccAGGGCAGTCTGTGTCCCCGGCAAGATGGGCCCAGCCCCAAGTTCCAGCTCACCAACGGGCACCTGCTCAGCCCGCTGGGTGGCGGCCGCCACACGCTGCACCACAGCTCACCCACCTCCGAGGCTGAGGACTTCGTCTCCCGCCTCTCCACCCAGAATTACTTCCGCTCCCTGCCCCGCGGCTCCAGCAACATGGCCTATGGGACCTTCAACTTCCTTGGGGGCCGGCTGATGATCCCTAATACAG GCATCAGCCTCCTCATCCCCCCAGATGCCATACCCCGAGGAAAGATCTACGAGATCTACCTCACACTGCACAAGCCGGAGGATGTGAG GTTGCCCCTAGCCGGCTGTCAGACCCTGCTGAGTCCCATCGTTAGCTGTGGGCCCCCCGGAGTCCTGCTCACCCGGCCCGTCATCCTCGCCATGGACCACTGTGGGGAGCCCAGCCCCGAGAGCTGGAGCCTGCACCTCAAAAAGCAGTCCTGCGAAGGCAGCTGGGAG GACGTGCTGCACCTCGGAGAGGAGGCACCCTCCCACCTCTACTACTGCCAGCTGGAGGCCGGCGCCTGCTATGTCTTCACGGAGCAGTTGGGCCGATTCGCCCTGGTGGGAGAGGCTCTCAGCGTGGCCGCGGCCAAGCGCCTCAAGCTGCTTCTGTTTGCCCCCGTGGCCTGCACCTCCCTCGAGTACAACATCCGAGTCTACTGCCTGCATGACACCCACGATGCACTCAAG GAGGTGGTGCAGCTGGAGAAGCAGCTGGGAGGACAGCTGATCCAGGAGCCTCGCATCCTGCACTTCAAGGACAGTTACCACAACCTGCGCCTGTCCATCCATGACGTGCCCAGCTCCCTGTGGAAGAGCAAGCTCCTTGTCAGCTACCAG gagatcCCCTTTTATCACATCTGGAATGGCACACAGCAGTACCTGCACTGTACCTTCACCTTGGAGCGCGTCAGCCCCAGCACCAGCGACCTGGCCTGCAAGGTGTGGGTATGGCAGGTGGAGGGCGACGGGCAGAGCTTCAACATCAACTTCAACATCACCAAG gacACGAGATTCGCTGAGCTGCTGGCCCTGGAGAGTGAAGGGGGGGTCCCAGCCCTAGTGGGCCCCAGTGCCTTCAAGATCCCCTTCCTCATTCGGCAGAAGATCATTACCAGCCTAGACCCACCCTGTAGCCGTGGTGCCGACTGGCGGACTCTGGCCCAGAAACTCCACCTGGACAG CCATCTCAGCTTCTTTGCCTCCAAGCCCAGCCCCACAGCCATGATCCTCAACCTGTGGGAGGCACGGCACTTCCCCAACGGCAACCTCAGCCAGCTGGCTGCAGCAGTGGCCGGACTTGGCCAGCCAGATGCTGGCCTCTTCACAGTGTCAGAGGCCGAATGCTGA
- the HK3 gene encoding hexokinase-3: MDSIGSLGLQQREEAPSCPQEGLPCPSNSSELVQECLQQFKVTGAQLRQIQTSLLDSMEQALKGQASPAPAVRMLPTYVGSTPHGTEQGDFVVLELGATGASLRVLWVTLMGIEGHKMEPRSQEFVIPQEVMLGPGQQLFDFAARCLSEFLDALPVGNQGLQLGFSFSFPCHQTGLDKSTLISWTKGFRCSGVEGQDVVQLLRDAIQRQGTYSIDVVAVVNDTVGTMMGCEPGVGPCEVGLVVDTGTNACYMEEARHVAVLDEDRGRVCISVEWGSFSDEGALGPVLTIFDRTLDHESLNLGAQRFEKMIGGLYLGELVRLVLAHLARCGVLFGGYTSPALLRQGGILLEHVAEMEDPSAGAARVHAILQDLGLNPRASDAEFVQHICAAVCTRAAQLCAAALAAVLSRLQHSREQQTLQIAVATGGRVFERHPRFLSILQETVRLLAPECDVSFIPSVDGGGQGVAMVTAVAARLAAHRCLLEETLAPFWLTREQLAAVQAQMREAMAKGLQGEASSLRMLPTYVRATPDGSERGDFLALDLGGTNFRVLLVRVATGGVQITSQVYSIPECVAQGSGQQLFDHIVDCIVDFQQQQGLSGQSLPLGFTFSFPCRQVGLDQGILLNWTKGFNASDCEGQDVVCLLREAIGRRQAVELNVVAIVNDTVGTMMSCGYEDPHCEVGLIVGTGTNACYMEELQNVASVAGDSGHMCINMEWGAFGDDGSLSMLSTRFDASVDQASINPGKQRFEKMISGMYLGEIVRHTLLHLTSLGVLFRGQQTQRLQTRDIFKTKFLSEIESDSLALRQVRAILEDLGLSLTSDDALMVLEVCQAVSQRAAQLCGAGVAAVVEKIRENRGLEELTVSVGVDGTLYKLHPRFSSLVAATVQELAPRCVVTFLQSEDGSGKGAALVTAVACRLAQMTCV, translated from the exons ATGGACTCCATTGGGTCTCTAGGGTTGCAGCAACGGGAAGAAGCCCCCAGCTGCCCCCAAGAAGGCTTGCCCTGCCCCTCAAACAGCTCTGAGCTG GTACAGGAATGCCTGCAGCAGTTCAAGGTGACAGGGGCACAGCTGCGGCAGATCCAAACCAGCCTCCTGGACTCCATGGAGCAAGCCCTTAAGGGGcaggccagccctgcccctgctgTCCGGATGCTGCCCACATATGTGGGGTCTACCCCACATGGCACTG AGCAAGGAGACTTCGTGGTGCTGGAGCTGGGAGCCACAGGGGCCTCACTGCGTGTTCTGTGGGTGACCCTGATGGGCATTGAGGGGCACAAGATGGAGCCCCGAAGCCAGGAGTTTGTGATCCCCCAAGAGGTGATGCTGGGTCCTGGTCAGCAG CTCTTTGACTTTGCCGCCCGCTGCCTATCTGAGTTCCTGGATGCGCTCCCCGTGGGCAATCAGGGTCTGCAGCTTGGGTTCAGCTTCTCCTTCCCTTGTCACCAGACAGGGCTGGACAAG AGCACCCTCATTTCCTGGACCAAAGGTTTTAGGTGCAGTGGTGTGGAAGGCCAGGATGTGGTCCAGTTGCTACGAGACGCCATCCAGAGGCAGGGA ACCTACAGCATCGATGTGGTTGCCGTGGTGAATGACACAGTGGGCACCATGATGGGCTGCGAGCCAGGGGTTGGGCCATGCGAAGTTGGGCTGGTTGTAG ACACTGGCACCAATGCGTGTTACATGGAAGAGGCACGGCATGTGGCAGTGCTAGACGAGGACCGGGGCCGAGTCTGCATCAGCGTCGAGTGGGGCTCCTTCAGTGATGAGGGGGCCCTGGGGCCAGTGCTGACCATCTTCGACCGCACCCTGGACCACGAGTCCCTGAATCTGGGTGCCCAGAG GTTTGAGAAGATGATTGGGGGCCTGTACCTGGGTGAGCTGGTGCGGCTGGTGCTGGCTCACCTGGCCCGGTGCGGGGTCCTCTTTGGCGGCTACACCTCCCCTGCCCTGCTAAGGCAAGGCGGCATCCTCCTGGAACATGTGGCTGAGATGGAGGA TCCCTCTGCTGGGGCAGCCCGTGTGCACGCTATCCTGCAGGACTTGGGCCTGAACCCGAGGGCCTCAGATGCCGAGTTCGTGCAGCACATATGTGCGGCTGTGTGCACGCGGGCTGCCCAGCTCTGTGCAGCTGCCCTGGCTGCCGTCCTCTCCCGTCTCCAGCACAGCCGGGAGCAGCAGACACTTCAGATCGCTGTGGCCACTGGAGGCCGAGTGTTTGAGCGACACCCCAG GTTCCTCAGCATCCTGCAGGAGACAGTGAGGCTCCTGGCCCCCGAATGTGATGTCTCCTTCATACCCTCTGTGGACGGGGGTGGCCAGGGTGTGGCAATGGTGACTGCTGTGGCTGCCCGCCTGGCTGCCCACCGATGCCTGCTGGAGGAGACCCTGGCACCATTCTGGTTGACCCGTGAGCAGCTGGCAGCAGTGCAGGCACAGATGCGAGAGGCCATGGCCAAGGGACTCCAGGGGGAAGCCTCCTCCCTCCGCATGCTGCCCACTTACGTCCGGGCCACGCCTGATGGCAGTG AGCGTGGGGACTTCCTGGCCCTGGACCTGGGGGGCACCAACTTCCGGGTCCTCCTGGTGCGTGTGGCCACTGGAGGTGTGCAAATCACCAGCCAGGTCTACTCCATCCCGGAGTGCGTGGCCCAGGGCTCTGGACAGCAG CTCTTTGACCACATTGTGGACTGCATCGTGGACTTCCAGCAGCAGCAGGGCCTGAGTGGGCAGAGCCTCCCCCTGGGTTTCACCTTCTCCTTCCCGTGTAGGCAGGTCGGCCTGGACCAG GGCATCCTCCTGAACTGGACAAAGGGTTTCAATGCATCTGACTGTGAGGGCCAAGATGTTGTGTGTCTGCTGCGGGAAGCCATCGGGCGCCGACAG GCAGTGGAACTGAATGTGGTTGCCATTGTCAATGACACGGTGGGGACCATGATGTCCTGTGGCTACGAGGACCCCCATTGCGAGGTTGGCCTCATCGTCG GGACTGGCACCAATGCCTGCTACATGGAGGAGCTCCAGAATGTGGCAAGTGTGGCTGGGGACTCAGGCCACATGTGCATCAACATGGAGTGGGGTGCCTTTGGGGATGATGGCTCTCTCAGCATGCTCAGTACCCGTTTTGATGCAAGTGTGGACCAGGCATCCATCAACCCTGGCAAGCAGAg GTTTGAGAAGATGATCAGTGGCATGTATCTGGGGGAGATCGTCCGCCACACCCTCTTGCATTTGACCAGCCTTGGAGTTCTCTTCCGGGGCCAGCAGACCCAGCGCCTTCAGACCAGGGACATCTTCAAGACCAAGTTTCTCTCTGAGATTGAAAG TGACAGCCTGGCCCTGAGGCAGGTCCGAGCCATCCTGGAGGATCTGGGGCTCTCCCTGACCTCAGATGATGCCCTGATGGTCCTGGAGGTGTGCCAGGCCGTGTCCCAGAGGGCCGCCCAGCTTTGTGGGGCAGGTGTGGCTGCCGTGGTGGAGAAGATCCGTGAGAACCGGGGCCTGGAAGAGCTGACTGTGTCTGTGGGGGTGGATGGAACCCTCTACAAGTTGCACCCTCG CTTCTCCAGCCTGGTGGCAGCCACGGTGCAGGAGCTGGCCCCTCGCTGTGTGGTCACCTTCCTGCAATCAGAGGACGGGTCCGGCAAAGGTGCAGCCCTGGTCACCGCTGTTGCCTGCCGCCTTGCCCAGATGACCTGTGTCTGA